A stretch of the Papaver somniferum cultivar HN1 unplaced genomic scaffold, ASM357369v1 unplaced-scaffold_30906, whole genome shotgun sequence genome encodes the following:
- the LOC113341706 gene encoding uncharacterized protein LOC113341706, whose product MAKDLMLTVLKSGKTAKELWDHLKKLFQDNKGNRAATLERKFVNLKFIDCNSIDDYCDKLKSLSDRLLDLDFPMDDKRLVIQLVNGLPEEYNTVASFIQQSMPTFDAARSQLRTEEIRRSQQQSQSAPMALAAAAPTTDRNNQRSQRGGHARRGGH is encoded by the coding sequence atggccaAGGATTTAATGCTCACCGTCCTCAAATCTGGCAAAACTGCTAAAGAGCTTTGGGATCATCTTAAGAAACTCTTTCAAGACAACAAAGGTAACCGCGCTGCGACTCTTGAACGTAAGTTTGTCAATCTTAAGTTTATTGATTGCAATAGTATTGATGATTACTGCGATAAGCTAAAATCCCTGTCCGATCGATTACTTGATCTTGACTTTCCCATGGATGACAAACGCCTTGTGATCCAACTTGTCAACGGCcttccggaggaatacaacacGGTAGCCTCTTTTATCCAACAATCAATGCCGACGTTTGATGCCGCTCGATCCCAGCTGCGTACCGAAGAGATTCGACGCTCCCAACAGCAATCACAGTCTGCACCTATGGCTCTTGCAGCGGCAGCTCCAACCACAGATCGCAACAACCAGCGCTCACAGCGTGGTGGTCATGCCAGACGTGGTGGTCATC